The Bacteroidota bacterium genome has a segment encoding these proteins:
- a CDS encoding amidase: MQTQGRFKLMTVTEFGQWLEENTFSRVIKLVQNHHTYIPNYSHFKGNNQFASLEAMERFHIERGFSEIAQNLTIFPDGSVAVCRSFDKIPAGIKGANQYGICIENVGCFDIGGDTMTAAQRDAIIKVNAMLCRKFKLTPSPDTIVYHHWYDLVSGMRTGGTGTTKSCPGTAFFGGNTINDALHNFLPLIVNELKNSGTVIPVASQPQKTYEVTAYVLNVRSGPGVSNGIVKSLQKGTHVIAYEEKNGWCRIDAAQQQWVSKSYLLEV, translated from the coding sequence ATGCAAACACAAGGCAGATTTAAATTAATGACCGTAACAGAATTCGGTCAGTGGCTGGAAGAAAACACTTTCAGCAGGGTAATAAAGCTGGTGCAGAATCACCACACCTATATTCCCAACTACAGCCATTTTAAAGGCAATAATCAATTTGCATCACTGGAAGCCATGGAGCGTTTTCATATTGAGCGTGGTTTTTCAGAAATTGCCCAAAACCTTACTATTTTCCCGGATGGCAGTGTGGCTGTATGCCGTTCGTTTGATAAAATTCCTGCCGGAATAAAAGGCGCTAACCAGTATGGCATCTGTATAGAGAATGTCGGATGCTTTGATATCGGGGGAGATACGATGACGGCTGCTCAGCGGGATGCCATCATTAAGGTAAATGCCATGCTCTGCCGCAAGTTCAAACTTACGCCAAGTCCTGATACTATTGTTTATCATCACTGGTATGACTTAGTATCCGGTATGCGAACTGGGGGCACTGGCACCACAAAATCCTGCCCGGGTACGGCATTTTTTGGTGGTAATACCATCAACGACGCACTTCACAATTTTCTTCCGCTTATCGTAAATGAGTTGAAGAATTCAGGCACTGTGATACCCGTTGCAAGTCAGCCTCAAAAAACTTACGAAGTGACAGCCTATGTGCTCAATGTAAGAAGTGGCCCGGGTGTTAGCAATGGAATTGTTAAATCACTTCAGAAAGGAACCCATGTGATTGCTTACGAAGAAAAAAATGGCTGGTGCAGAATTGACGCGGCGCAGCAGCAATGGGTGTCGAAAAGTTATTTATTGGAAGTGTAA